In Streptomyces sp. NBC_01707, a genomic segment contains:
- a CDS encoding MIP/aquaporin family protein, with product MSTVTSLSPPPRLARAADEFALTTVLLFLAVTVVRWLRDPDSALYVGDLDAALAVIGILSGAILTGLIFSPPGRRSGGHLNPAVTVSLWLMGAFPGRNVVPYALAQLAGSAAGTGLGRLVWGPAASLPSVDYAAIVPAPTWQPTSVFVAEAGSMTIIIVAVGFTMTHARHARLVPYVIGLSVALVIAVLGPRSGGSINPARQFGPAALAGQSTDLWIYLVAPVLGAVLGAWLYRLLSRRRPLTRRVRGVAPGHAVAAEPPADRTRGKRDTTALHPGERHPDLQVRHHPSTAAGRQADGGGTRGGGRNPG from the coding sequence GTGAGTACCGTCACTTCTCTGTCACCTCCTCCGCGCCTGGCGCGTGCCGCCGACGAGTTCGCACTCACCACCGTCCTGCTGTTCCTGGCGGTGACGGTCGTCAGGTGGCTGCGCGACCCGGACTCCGCGCTCTACGTGGGCGACCTCGACGCCGCGCTCGCCGTCATCGGCATCCTCAGCGGGGCCATCCTCACCGGGCTGATTTTCAGCCCGCCCGGCCGACGCAGTGGGGGCCACCTGAATCCCGCCGTGACGGTCTCCCTGTGGCTCATGGGCGCCTTCCCCGGGCGCAACGTCGTGCCCTACGCACTGGCCCAACTCGCCGGGTCCGCGGCGGGGACGGGTCTTGGCCGCTTGGTGTGGGGGCCCGCGGCCTCGCTTCCGTCGGTGGACTACGCGGCGATCGTGCCCGCACCCACATGGCAGCCCACGTCCGTCTTCGTAGCCGAGGCGGGCAGCATGACGATCATCATCGTCGCTGTCGGATTCACCATGACCCATGCCCGTCACGCACGCCTGGTGCCGTACGTCATCGGGCTGTCCGTCGCCCTGGTGATCGCTGTCCTGGGCCCCCGCAGCGGCGGCTCGATCAACCCCGCCCGCCAGTTCGGCCCTGCCGCACTCGCCGGGCAGAGCACTGATCTCTGGATCTACCTGGTCGCGCCGGTCCTGGGAGCGGTCCTGGGGGCCTGGCTGTACCGCTTGCTCAGCCGGCGCCGGCCGCTGACACGCAGAGTTCGGGGAGTCGCTCCCGGGCACGCTGTCGCTGCCGAGCCGCCTGCCGATCGGACTCGTGGTAAGCGCGATACAACTGCCCTGCATCCGGGTGAACGACATCCGGACCTTCAAGTACGGCATCACCCGTCCACCGCAGCTGGGCGACAAGCTGACGGAGGCGGTACCCGAGGCGGAGGCCGAAACCCGGGCTGA
- a CDS encoding carboxymuconolactone decarboxylase family protein: MNTNEAHESPERLPEHAPRLDWTKLAPEAFKAMIRLDTAAKQGIDPVLLNLVKIRASQINHCAFCLDMHSKDALAAGESAERIFQLDAWRESRHFYTAKEVAAIELTEAVTVLTDGFVPDEVYARAAAEFSGSELARLIVAITTINAWNRFGVSTRLVPGHYTPAG, from the coding sequence ATGAACACGAACGAAGCACACGAGAGCCCGGAACGTCTTCCCGAACACGCACCCCGACTGGACTGGACGAAACTCGCCCCGGAGGCGTTCAAGGCCATGATTCGCCTCGACACGGCGGCGAAGCAGGGAATCGATCCCGTCCTGCTGAACCTGGTCAAGATCCGCGCCTCTCAGATCAATCACTGCGCCTTCTGCCTGGACATGCACAGCAAGGATGCGCTTGCGGCAGGCGAGTCCGCGGAGCGGATCTTCCAGCTCGACGCCTGGCGGGAGTCGAGGCACTTCTACACCGCCAAGGAGGTCGCGGCGATCGAGCTGACCGAGGCGGTCACCGTGCTCACGGACGGGTTCGTGCCGGACGAGGTGTACGCGCGGGCCGCGGCGGAGTTCAGCGGGAGCGAGCTGGCCCGCCTCATCGTCGCGATCACCACGATCAACGCATGGAACCGCTTCGGCGTCTCCACCCGCCTCGTCCCCGGCCACTACACCCCCGCCGGCTGA
- a CDS encoding PLP-dependent aminotransferase family protein encodes MTDSQTNSETGPPSEPGTDLHLELRGPGLRAGLTNALRDAVRTGRLAPGTRLPPSRSLAADLGVSRNTVTDSYAELVAEGWLTAQQGSGTRVAKRAEPRRARPAASRAQPARKRPMYGLQPGSPDLANFPRTQWLTAARRALTSAPHDALGYGDALGQIRLRTALADYLARARGVYAEPERIVICSGFHHGLALMARALGARQVRAVAVEAYGLDLYRDLLTGAGLRTTPVHVDEYGARTDDLARLDGIGAVLMTPAHQYPTGVALRPDRRTAAVEWARRTGGLILEDDYDGEFRYDRQPVGALQGLDPDRVVYFGSASKSLAPGVRLGWMVLPQELVPDIVAAKGYGDYMSSALEQLTLAEFLTSGAYDRHVRSMRLHYRRRREQLVTALARRAPHVRVTGMAAGLQAVLELPNGTEQSVTQAAARQGLAVSGLAEFRYEVPESGRRLPEQDALVVNYAAPSDSAWTGALDTLCRVMPRAQG; translated from the coding sequence GTGACAGATTCACAGACCAATTCAGAGACCGGTCCGCCCTCCGAACCCGGCACCGACCTCCATCTGGAACTGCGCGGACCCGGGCTGCGCGCCGGGCTGACGAACGCCCTCCGGGACGCCGTGCGTACGGGGCGGTTGGCTCCCGGCACCCGGCTGCCACCATCCCGCTCGCTCGCCGCCGATCTCGGTGTCTCCCGCAACACCGTGACCGACTCCTACGCCGAACTCGTCGCGGAGGGCTGGCTCACCGCCCAACAGGGATCGGGGACCCGGGTGGCCAAGCGGGCCGAACCGCGCCGGGCGAGACCCGCCGCCTCCCGCGCGCAGCCGGCCCGGAAACGCCCCATGTACGGCCTGCAGCCAGGTTCACCGGACCTTGCGAACTTCCCCCGCACGCAGTGGCTCACCGCTGCCCGCCGCGCCCTGACCTCGGCACCGCACGACGCCCTCGGCTACGGCGACGCCCTCGGCCAGATCCGACTGCGCACCGCCCTCGCGGACTATCTGGCGCGTGCCCGCGGGGTGTACGCCGAGCCGGAACGGATCGTGATCTGCTCCGGCTTCCACCACGGGCTCGCGTTGATGGCACGGGCGCTCGGCGCACGACAGGTCCGGGCGGTGGCCGTCGAAGCGTACGGACTCGACCTCTATCGCGACCTGCTGACCGGCGCCGGTCTGCGTACCACGCCCGTCCACGTCGACGAATACGGCGCGCGCACCGACGACTTGGCGCGATTGGACGGCATCGGCGCAGTACTGATGACACCCGCCCACCAGTACCCGACGGGGGTCGCGCTGCGCCCGGACCGTCGCACGGCGGCTGTCGAATGGGCGCGGCGCACCGGTGGGCTGATCCTTGAGGACGATTACGACGGGGAGTTCAGATACGACCGTCAGCCGGTGGGCGCCCTGCAGGGACTCGACCCCGACCGGGTGGTGTACTTCGGCTCGGCCAGCAAGTCACTGGCGCCCGGGGTTCGGCTCGGCTGGATGGTCCTGCCGCAGGAACTCGTCCCGGACATCGTTGCGGCCAAGGGGTACGGCGACTACATGTCGAGTGCGTTGGAGCAGCTGACGCTCGCGGAGTTCCTGACGTCGGGCGCGTACGACCGTCATGTGCGCTCGATGCGGCTGCACTACCGGCGCCGTCGCGAACAACTGGTCACGGCTCTGGCCCGGAGAGCCCCTCACGTCCGCGTGACCGGCATGGCTGCCGGGCTGCAAGCGGTCCTCGAACTCCCGAACGGGACGGAGCAGTCGGTCACTCAGGCGGCAGCGCGGCAGGGCCTCGCCGTCAGCGGGCTCGCCGAGTTCCGCTACGAAGTGCCCGAGTCCGGCCGGCGGCTGCCCGAACAGGACGCACTCGTGGTGAACTACGCGGCGCCCTCGGACAGTGCGTGGACGGGTGCGCTGGACACATTGTGCAGGGTGATGCCCCGGGCGCAGGGTTGA
- a CDS encoding TIGR00730 family Rossman fold protein — MKICVFLSAADLDEHYTRPARELAELLGKGGHTLVWGGSDTGLMKVVADGVRESGGRLVGVSVTFLQKWARRDADEMVFADDLAERKALLLARADAVVVMAGGLGTLDEVTEILELKKHGLHDKPVVLLNTAGFYDGLSLQLRRMEEEGFLPVPLNKLLFPACTAADAFAHLERSVGSR, encoded by the coding sequence ATGAAGATCTGTGTATTCCTCTCCGCCGCAGACCTCGACGAGCACTACACCCGGCCGGCCCGCGAACTGGCGGAGCTGCTCGGCAAGGGCGGTCACACCTTGGTGTGGGGTGGGTCGGACACCGGGCTGATGAAGGTCGTCGCCGATGGGGTGCGGGAGAGCGGAGGGCGGCTCGTAGGGGTCTCGGTCACCTTTCTTCAGAAGTGGGCCAGGCGAGACGCCGACGAGATGGTGTTCGCCGATGATCTCGCCGAACGGAAGGCCCTGCTGCTCGCCCGCGCGGACGCGGTGGTCGTGATGGCGGGTGGCCTGGGCACGCTGGACGAGGTGACCGAGATCCTGGAGCTGAAGAAGCACGGCCTGCACGACAAGCCGGTGGTGCTGCTGAACACGGCAGGCTTCTACGACGGTCTCTCACTCCAACTCCGCCGTATGGAAGAGGAAGGATTCTTGCCGGTGCCCCTGAACAAGTTGCTCTTCCCCGCCTGCACGGCTGCCGACGCCTTCGCCCACCTGGAGCGATCCGTCGGATCGCGGTGA
- the frc gene encoding formyl-CoA transferase, which translates to MAKALEGIRVLDMTHVQSGPSATQLLAWLGADVVKLEAPSGDITRKQLRDLPDVDSLYFTMLNCNKRSITLNTKSERGKELLTELIRRSDVMVENFGPGAVDRMGFTWERIQEINPKIVYASIKGFGEGPYTNFKAYEVVAQAMGGSMSTTGFEDGPPLATGAQIGDSGTGVHAVAGILAALFQRENTGRGQRVNVAMQHAVLNLCRVKLRDQQRLAHGPLVEYPNEDFGDEVPRSGNASGGGQPGWAVRCAPGGPNDYVYVIVQPVGWKPLSELIGRPELADDPEWATPEVRLPKLGKMFQLIEEWTSTLPKWDVLQKLNAHNIPCGPILSTQEIIADESLAANEMVVRVEHPERGSFTTVGSPLKLSDSPVDITSSPLLGEHNEEVFVGELGVSEEELALLRTGGVI; encoded by the coding sequence ATGGCAAAGGCACTGGAAGGCATCCGAGTTCTGGACATGACGCACGTGCAATCCGGGCCTTCGGCCACCCAGCTGCTCGCCTGGCTCGGCGCCGACGTGGTGAAGCTCGAGGCGCCGAGCGGCGACATCACGCGCAAGCAGCTGCGCGACCTCCCGGACGTCGACTCCCTGTACTTCACGATGCTCAACTGCAACAAGCGGAGCATCACTCTCAACACCAAGAGCGAGCGCGGCAAGGAGCTGCTGACCGAGCTGATCCGCCGCTCGGATGTGATGGTGGAGAACTTCGGGCCCGGCGCCGTCGACCGGATGGGGTTCACCTGGGAGCGGATCCAGGAGATCAATCCGAAGATCGTCTACGCGTCCATCAAGGGCTTCGGTGAGGGTCCGTACACCAATTTCAAGGCGTACGAGGTCGTGGCCCAGGCCATGGGCGGTTCGATGTCCACCACCGGGTTCGAGGACGGTCCGCCGCTCGCGACCGGCGCGCAGATCGGCGACTCGGGGACCGGCGTCCACGCCGTCGCCGGCATTCTGGCTGCCCTGTTCCAGCGGGAGAACACCGGACGTGGGCAGCGCGTGAACGTGGCCATGCAGCACGCCGTGCTCAATCTGTGCCGGGTGAAACTGCGCGACCAACAGCGCCTGGCACACGGTCCGTTGGTCGAGTATCCGAACGAGGACTTCGGCGACGAGGTGCCGCGCAGTGGCAACGCGAGCGGCGGCGGGCAGCCCGGATGGGCCGTGAGGTGCGCGCCCGGCGGGCCCAACGACTACGTGTACGTGATCGTGCAACCGGTCGGCTGGAAGCCGCTGAGCGAGTTGATCGGGCGGCCCGAGCTGGCCGATGACCCCGAGTGGGCGACCCCGGAGGTGCGACTCCCGAAACTCGGCAAGATGTTCCAGCTGATAGAGGAGTGGACCTCGACGCTCCCCAAGTGGGACGTCCTGCAGAAGCTCAACGCCCACAACATCCCATGCGGCCCGATCCTCTCCACCCAGGAGATCATCGCGGACGAGTCGCTGGCCGCCAACGAGATGGTCGTCCGGGTGGAGCACCCGGAGCGCGGCTCGTTCACCACCGTCGGATCCCCGCTCAAGCTCTCCGATTCCCCCGTCGACATCACCAGCTCGCCGCTGCTCGGCGAGCACAACGAAGAGGTCTTCGTCGGGGAACTCGGTGTCAGTGAAGAGGAGTTGGCCCTGCTGCGGACCGGCGGGGTGATCTGA